One stretch of Chitinophaga pendula DNA includes these proteins:
- a CDS encoding DMT family transporter, which yields MAWLFLVLGGLFEIGFTISLKYSENFSRLWPSLAFVACISLSFFLLNKAITGGIPMGTAYAVWTGIGAAGTVIAGILLFKEPAAVWRIFFLMMLIGSIIGLKFVSSGGH from the coding sequence ATGGCATGGTTATTCTTAGTGCTTGGCGGTTTATTTGAGATTGGCTTCACCATTTCTCTTAAGTATTCTGAAAACTTCTCCCGCCTTTGGCCTTCTCTTGCGTTTGTAGCGTGTATATCCTTAAGTTTCTTTCTTCTGAATAAAGCTATTACCGGTGGCATACCCATGGGTACTGCCTATGCGGTATGGACAGGGATAGGTGCTGCAGGTACTGTAATCGCAGGTATCTTACTATTTAAAGAGCCCGCAGCCGTTTGGCGCATATTCTTCCTGATGATGCTTATCGGTTCTATCATCGGTTTAAAATTCGTGTCTTCCGGAGGCCACTAA